In the genome of Thiomicrospira aerophila AL3, one region contains:
- a CDS encoding lipopolysaccharide biosynthesis protein yields the protein MTLAKKTTIGIVWNFVEQFARRGVGIGVTLLLAYFLTPEDFGLVAMMAVFLALGASLMESGFKQALIRLKDATQVDFNTAFYANILLGVVAYAILFGAAPWIALFYEQPGLVDLIRVAGLAIIFNSLQVVQVSILSRNLNFKTQLKVNLPAAILSGLLAVALAYLGWGVWALVAQMLVSAMLVTLLLWAQRIWRPNLSFSFVSLSQMYNFGYKLFLSGVLDTVFRNMYVIVIAKFFSASVAGLYFFAEKIKELVISQLVTSIQTVTYPALSTMQDDNVRLKAGYRKVIAMTTFLLFPAMLFLAALSQPLFAFLLPEKWWPAVVYLQLMTLAGLLYPLHSINLNILKVKGRSDLFLYLEIIKKALIVLILWVSFQYGVVGILIGQIIGSVLAYIPNSYFSYRLIGYSVKEQLADFMPGLVLSAAIAGLIFGLQAWAQWWAFAELVVFGLLAGLLYLIGAHLLKLHAYELTKELVLKKFKKV from the coding sequence ATGACCCTCGCTAAAAAAACCACCATTGGCATCGTCTGGAACTTCGTTGAGCAGTTTGCGCGGCGGGGGGTGGGCATTGGTGTGACCTTACTACTGGCGTATTTTTTAACGCCGGAGGATTTTGGTTTAGTCGCGATGATGGCGGTGTTTTTGGCGTTGGGCGCATCATTGATGGAGTCGGGTTTTAAGCAGGCTTTGATTCGCTTGAAAGACGCGACTCAAGTTGATTTTAACACCGCCTTTTATGCCAACATCCTATTGGGTGTGGTGGCTTATGCCATTTTGTTTGGCGCTGCGCCCTGGATTGCTTTGTTCTACGAACAACCAGGCCTGGTGGATTTAATTCGGGTCGCAGGCCTGGCGATTATTTTTAATTCGTTGCAGGTGGTGCAGGTTTCGATCCTCAGCCGCAACTTGAATTTTAAAACACAACTCAAAGTCAACTTACCTGCGGCGATTTTATCCGGCTTGCTGGCGGTGGCATTGGCTTATTTGGGGTGGGGCGTGTGGGCGCTGGTTGCGCAAATGCTGGTTTCGGCTATGTTAGTGACGCTGTTATTGTGGGCGCAACGTATTTGGCGGCCAAATTTGAGCTTTAGTTTTGTCTCGCTTAGTCAGATGTACAACTTTGGGTATAAGTTGTTTTTGTCGGGTGTGCTGGATACGGTGTTTAGAAATATGTACGTGATCGTCATCGCCAAGTTTTTTAGCGCGTCGGTGGCCGGGTTATACTTTTTCGCAGAAAAGATTAAAGAACTGGTTATCAGCCAGCTAGTGACATCGATTCAAACGGTCACTTACCCAGCCTTGTCCACCATGCAGGATGACAATGTGCGGTTAAAAGCTGGGTATCGCAAAGTGATTGCAATGACCACGTTTTTGCTATTTCCAGCGATGCTGTTTTTAGCGGCCTTATCTCAGCCCTTGTTTGCGTTTTTATTGCCCGAAAAATGGTGGCCGGCGGTGGTCTATTTACAGCTAATGACATTAGCAGGCCTGCTATATCCACTTCACTCGATTAATTTAAACATATTAAAAGTGAAAGGCCGATCAGATTTGTTTCTGTATCTGGAAATAATCAAAAAAGCCTTGATCGTGTTGATTTTATGGGTGAGCTTTCAATACGGTGTTGTCGGAATTTTAATCGGGCAGATTATCGGCTCTGTGCTGGCTTATATCCCAAATAGCTATTTCAGCTATCGCCTAATCGGCTATAGCGTTAAAGAACAATTAGCGGACTTTATGCCAGGCCTGGTGCTTTCGGCGGCCATTGCGGGGTTGATATTTGGATTGCAGGCCTGGGCGCAATGGTGGGCGTTCGCCGAGTTAGTCGTGTTTGGCTTATTAGCAGGCCTGCTTTATTTAATCGGCGCACACCTGCTAAAACTTCACGCCTACGAGCTCACCAAAGAACTCGTGCTGAAAAAGTTTAAGAAAGTTTGA
- a CDS encoding glycosyltransferase family 2 protein, with the protein MRNLRTEDEIIANWKGDIDKPVVSICCITYNHEPYIEDALEGFLIQETDFPFEILIHDDASTDRTADIIREYEAKYPRLIKPIYQTENQYSKGLRMNSTFNFPRAKGEYIALCEGDDYWIAAEKLQTQVELMRQHPEINISFHPAYKVDGFELKKEEIFSNYSKEIKIFSPEEVILGGGGFMPTASIFVKCESIKSERLIDWLSKSSVGDIVIQMHASIHQGALFIPLIAAAYRKNHQGSWSSSMVSLNRVYEHRLKMNAFYCDLEVEVPEYEKYFKKLSRRANLIFLYQSLKAFSIKYTFNALTFIFANCGK; encoded by the coding sequence ATGAGAAACCTTAGAACCGAAGACGAAATCATCGCCAACTGGAAAGGCGATATAGACAAACCCGTTGTGAGCATCTGCTGCATCACCTACAACCACGAACCCTATATCGAAGACGCACTCGAAGGCTTTCTTATCCAAGAAACCGATTTCCCATTCGAAATCCTCATCCATGACGATGCATCAACTGACCGCACTGCTGACATTATCCGAGAATATGAAGCCAAGTACCCAAGACTCATCAAACCGATTTATCAGACGGAGAATCAGTATTCTAAGGGTTTAAGAATGAACTCAACCTTTAACTTCCCACGTGCAAAAGGCGAATACATTGCCTTGTGCGAAGGGGATGATTATTGGATTGCGGCGGAGAAATTGCAAACGCAAGTTGAACTAATGCGTCAACATCCCGAAATCAATATTTCATTTCACCCAGCATACAAAGTTGATGGTTTTGAACTAAAAAAAGAAGAAATCTTCTCAAATTACAGTAAAGAAATAAAAATATTCTCCCCTGAAGAAGTGATTTTAGGAGGTGGTGGCTTTATGCCTACGGCTTCGATATTCGTAAAATGTGAATCTATAAAATCTGAACGTTTAATTGATTGGTTATCAAAGTCTAGCGTCGGCGATATTGTTATCCAAATGCATGCTTCAATTCATCAAGGCGCACTTTTTATCCCATTGATTGCGGCTGCTTATCGTAAAAACCATCAAGGTTCTTGGTCATCTTCGATGGTTTCGTTAAATCGAGTGTATGAACATCGTCTTAAAATGAATGCGTTTTATTGTGATTTAGAAGTTGAGGTTCCAGAGTATGAAAAATATTTTAAAAAATTATCAAGACGTGCTAATTTGATTTTTCTTTACCAGTCATTAAAGGCTTTCAGCATTAAATATACCTTTAATGCCTTAACTTTTATTTTTGCCAATTGTGGTAAATAA
- a CDS encoding asparagine synthase-related protein, producing the protein MINQYTHNQPGLYAPSGRVLESDLAGELPLYLYWPQDQSTLLYSTSITELLNDARVPKPLKVSTEGLSFLLQSGVVPPPKTAYQDIYILGIGDKAKVSTLNGKIDIQFSHEFPFLNANRLQADEMQPDEDLILQMLAEATISRIDESKPSFLFHSAGKDSNSIALALAEAGWQDKVTLITHKSKGKADESEISAKIAKQLGFKHQILHEVDQLQAEHKQAINDYFVNAPFPCTDNVTLAYPLYAHQLPELKGANIIDGMGNDVFIGHIPSRTEFKRQQISKYLKYSRLLSKHFPSESLFHVAGRTRAEWTGLSGLSFADVKKILPDAFDVSDFWLEKDSNQDYLDFRPSIRGTIIDQEIFTRKARNFADSINANMVLPFANQQVAEYFAKMPEQHLFDRKALKNKLILRKILKDRIGLDSDALGKLGFSYDSRSIVLQNWDWMHQEMQQCPLWEQAGLLKVITRLKGVMQSQHKYADLSGRLIYRIYMFSAWRNQSRYLKQNKQA; encoded by the coding sequence ATGATTAACCAATACACCCACAACCAACCAGGCCTTTATGCCCCTTCGGGTAGGGTGCTTGAATCCGATTTAGCGGGCGAGCTTCCGTTGTATCTTTATTGGCCGCAAGATCAATCGACCTTGTTGTATTCCACCTCGATTACCGAGTTATTAAACGATGCGCGGGTGCCTAAGCCGTTAAAGGTCAGCACGGAAGGCTTGTCGTTTTTATTGCAAAGCGGGGTGGTGCCACCGCCGAAAACCGCTTATCAGGATATTTACATTCTCGGCATTGGTGATAAGGCCAAGGTGTCCACGCTCAATGGTAAAATCGACATTCAGTTTAGCCACGAATTTCCGTTTTTAAACGCCAACCGTTTGCAAGCGGATGAAATGCAGCCGGATGAAGACTTGATTTTACAAATGCTCGCGGAAGCGACCATCAGCCGCATTGACGAATCCAAACCCAGTTTTCTATTCCATAGCGCAGGCAAAGACAGCAACAGCATCGCGCTGGCGTTAGCCGAAGCCGGTTGGCAGGATAAGGTCACCTTGATCACCCATAAATCGAAGGGCAAGGCGGATGAAAGTGAAATCAGCGCCAAAATCGCCAAACAACTGGGTTTTAAACATCAGATATTGCACGAAGTCGATCAACTGCAAGCCGAACACAAACAGGCGATCAACGACTATTTTGTCAATGCGCCTTTCCCTTGCACCGACAATGTCACCTTGGCCTATCCTCTCTATGCCCACCAACTGCCCGAACTCAAAGGCGCGAATATTATTGATGGCATGGGGAATGATGTATTTATAGGTCACATTCCAAGTCGCACTGAATTTAAGCGACAGCAAATTTCAAAATATTTAAAATACAGCCGATTATTATCAAAGCATTTCCCATCAGAAAGTTTGTTTCATGTTGCAGGGCGCACACGCGCAGAATGGACAGGTTTATCTGGGTTATCTTTTGCCGATGTTAAGAAAATTTTGCCGGATGCTTTTGATGTTTCTGATTTTTGGTTAGAAAAGGACTCCAATCAGGATTATCTGGACTTTAGACCCTCTATTCGCGGAACAATTATTGACCAAGAAATTTTTACGCGAAAAGCCCGAAACTTTGCCGACTCAATCAATGCAAACATGGTTTTACCTTTCGCCAATCAACAAGTCGCCGAATACTTCGCCAAAATGCCCGAACAACACCTATTCGACCGCAAAGCCCTAAAAAACAAACTCATCCTCCGCAAAATCCTCAAAGACCGCATCGGACTTGATTCCGATGCACTGGGTAAGCTGGGCTTTAGCTACGATTCACGTTCAATCGTCCTACAAAACTGGGATTGGATGCACCAAGAAATGCAACAATGTCCGCTATGGGAGCAAGCAGGCCTGCTTAAAGTGATTACCCGTCTAAAAGGGGTGATGCAAAGCCAGCATAAATATGCGGATTTATCTGGTCGTTTGATTTACCGAATATATATGTTTTCCGCTTGGCGTAACCAAAGTAGATATCTTAAACAAAATAAACAGGCTTGA
- a CDS encoding glycosyltransferase, translated as MKTTETKKITLLISSLAGGGAEGVCVNVANGLAEQGWQVDLVVLHLNNSAYHDRVSDKVNLVVLGVKHARYAGLTLSKYIHRQKPKSILVFNYELAVMLVILRTILRFKIKIIARNINTLSQKRKLAKGLWLKYIVKNFVDGFYGKVDHVINQCKAMQDDLLTLYPKLKGKTSVIYNPVAKHIEDYAKSHDLSQVEKRDYLLCVGRLEKQKAFHYAIEGFAGVANEFPNLRLKIVGQGSVEATLKQCAIDFGVADRVDFEGFQKDMIPYYLHAKATVLTSLYEGFPNVLVESITLGTPVVAFDCPSGPREIIEDRVNGYLVEYLNIKDFKAKLVQLLSAKFNAEAAQNTVKQNQVDEVVKHYAKQIACFD; from the coding sequence ATGAAGACTACAGAAACTAAAAAAATAACCCTTTTAATCAGTTCACTTGCTGGCGGTGGGGCTGAAGGCGTTTGTGTGAATGTGGCGAATGGCTTGGCTGAACAAGGTTGGCAGGTTGATTTGGTGGTGTTACATTTAAATAATTCAGCTTATCATGATAGGGTATCTGATAAGGTGAACTTGGTGGTATTGGGCGTGAAGCATGCTCGTTATGCTGGATTAACCTTGTCAAAATATATCCATCGTCAAAAACCTAAAAGTATTTTGGTATTCAATTATGAATTAGCCGTTATGTTAGTGATATTACGAACCATATTACGTTTTAAAATAAAAATAATTGCACGAAATATTAATACACTTTCTCAAAAGAGAAAGCTGGCTAAAGGTTTATGGCTAAAGTACATAGTCAAAAATTTTGTTGACGGATTTTATGGAAAAGTTGACCATGTTATTAATCAATGCAAAGCCATGCAGGACGATTTGCTTACTCTTTACCCTAAATTAAAAGGTAAAACATCAGTTATTTATAACCCCGTTGCCAAACACATCGAAGATTATGCCAAGTCGCATGATTTGAGCCAGGTAGAAAAGCGAGATTATTTATTGTGCGTCGGGCGTTTAGAAAAACAAAAAGCGTTTCATTATGCGATAGAAGGCTTTGCAGGCGTGGCAAATGAGTTTCCTAATCTGCGCCTTAAAATTGTCGGGCAGGGGAGTGTGGAGGCAACGTTAAAACAATGCGCCATAGATTTTGGTGTCGCAGACCGTGTAGATTTCGAGGGCTTTCAAAAAGACATGATTCCTTACTACCTGCACGCAAAAGCGACAGTTTTAACTTCACTTTACGAAGGCTTTCCCAATGTGCTCGTTGAATCCATAACGCTCGGCACACCGGTTGTTGCCTTTGACTGCCCAAGCGGCCCAAGGGAGATCATTGAAGATAGAGTGAATGGGTATTTGGTGGAGTATCTGAATATTAAGGACTTTAAAGCAAAGTTAGTTCAGCTTCTTTCTGCAAAATTTAATGCAGAGGCTGCCCAAAATACAGTAAAACAAAATCAAGTTGATGAGGTAGTGAAGCATTATGCTAAGCAAATTGCCTGCTTTGATTAG